A section of the Telopea speciosissima isolate NSW1024214 ecotype Mountain lineage chromosome 3, Tspe_v1, whole genome shotgun sequence genome encodes:
- the LOC122656244 gene encoding plasmodesmata-located protein 2-like: protein MGFIRNPFCLLSFTLFIFAGFGFFPSVKTATDSYNFVYKGCSSQSFSDSSYSQALSSLFASLTAQAAQVAFYKTSTGGGQATISGLFQCRGDLSNRACYSCVSKLPDMTRRLCGNSVAARVQLYGCYMLYQISGFPEISGVEMLYKTCSTSQASGNGFAQRRDTAFSVLESGVANNKGFYTTSYQSVYMLAQCEGDLGTSDCGQCVKTAVQKAQVECGSAISGQVYLHRCFISYSYYPNGITRKSSSGIGQNAGKTVAIVVGGAAALGFVVICLMFLRSLMKKHEDY, encoded by the exons ATGGGTTTTATCAGAAATCCCTTTTGCCTCCTCTCCTTCACTCTCTTCAtttttgcaggttttgggttctTTCCATCTGTAAAAACCGCCACAGATAGCTACAATTTTGTTTACAAGGGTTGTTCAAGCCAGTCATTCTCGGACTCCAGTTACTCACAAGCCCTTTCTTCGCTTTTCGCTTCTTTAACCGCTCAGGCCGCCCAGGTGGCCTTCTACAAAACAAGCACAGGTGGAGGTCAAGCTACCATTTCTGGTCTCTTTCAATGTAGGGGAGATCTCAGTAATAGGGCATGCTACAGCTGCGTGAGCAAGCTTCCTGACATGACGAGGCGCCTGTGTGGAAATTCCGTGGCGGCGAGGGTTCAGCTCTATGGTTGCTACATGCTCTATCAGATCTCTGGGTTTCCTGAAATTTCTGGGGTAGAGATGCTCTATAAGACATGTAGTACTTCACAGGCTTCAGGGAATGGCTTTGCTCAGAGGAGAGACACAGCATTTTCTGTGCTTGAAAGTGGTGTGGCGAACAACAAGGGTTTTTACACAACGAGTTATCAATCTGTGTATATGTTGGCTCAGTGTGAAGGGGATTTAGGAACTTCAGATTGTGGACAATGCGTGAAAACTGCAGTGCAGAAAGCTCAGGTTGAATGTGGAAGCGCCATCTCTGGCCAAGTTTATCTTCACAGGTGCTTTATTAGCTATTCTTACTACCCAAATGGAATCACAAGAAAATCTTCTTCAG GTATAGGGCAAAATGCAGGGAAGACTGTAGCAATTGTTGTGGGAGGGGCAGCAGCTTTGGGATTTGTAGTCATATGCTTGATGTTCCTTAGATCTTTGATGAAGAAACATGAAG ATTATTGA